One Cohnella candidum genomic region harbors:
- a CDS encoding ABC transporter substrate-binding protein: MIKKTKGSKTAVILASVLLVFTLAATACGGGSGGKGDTVTITHYTIDSPDRTFVEKLIPDFEAKHPNIKVKVTKAPYEQFDSKLQSSIAAHNAPDVTSHWGYGGFMEYYNKGMLADMTPLMDGFKASDYNIPEDVMNIYKVDGKTYGIPLNSYVTVMLYNKDLFDKAGLPYPPTDYEDKSWTFDKMVEYAKKMTVDSTDISKAQYGVDFGWGERDQRPQYFGADVYSEDTWTNGGKPSQVNLTKPEVVAAYEKIYGLIYDQKVSPTPAFSKSVSGQFGDPFLSGKIAMSVVGSWSLAASSNFNFKVGVAAVPQGPNPKVRSVLYVDPLFILKDSKHPKEAFEWIKYLLTTDVQEKSIELSGGNPPVNQKAADKYYSNFEGIDPEQIKQVFEGAYKYGFESYNHLISNYSQINELFINELAGVENGDKKASEALPGIQEKLQKLLERVNK, from the coding sequence ATGATTAAGAAAACGAAAGGCAGCAAAACGGCCGTCATTCTGGCTTCCGTGCTTCTCGTCTTCACATTGGCGGCAACGGCATGCGGAGGCGGCAGCGGCGGCAAAGGCGACACCGTGACGATCACGCACTACACGATCGATTCTCCCGACCGCACGTTCGTGGAAAAGCTGATCCCCGATTTTGAAGCGAAACATCCGAACATCAAGGTCAAGGTGACCAAAGCGCCTTACGAGCAATTCGACTCGAAGCTCCAGTCTTCCATCGCGGCGCACAATGCGCCGGACGTCACGTCCCACTGGGGCTACGGCGGGTTCATGGAGTATTACAACAAAGGCATGCTGGCGGACATGACTCCGCTCATGGACGGCTTCAAGGCTTCGGACTACAACATCCCCGAAGACGTCATGAACATCTACAAGGTGGACGGCAAAACGTACGGCATCCCGCTCAACAGCTACGTAACGGTGATGCTGTACAACAAGGATTTGTTCGACAAAGCGGGTCTTCCTTATCCGCCGACCGATTACGAGGACAAGAGCTGGACATTCGACAAAATGGTGGAGTACGCCAAGAAAATGACGGTAGATTCCACGGACATCTCCAAAGCGCAGTATGGGGTCGACTTCGGATGGGGCGAGCGCGACCAGCGGCCGCAATACTTCGGAGCTGATGTCTACTCCGAAGATACCTGGACGAACGGAGGCAAGCCGTCCCAGGTCAATCTGACCAAGCCGGAAGTGGTTGCCGCGTATGAGAAGATTTACGGCCTCATCTACGATCAGAAGGTGTCTCCGACGCCGGCGTTCTCCAAATCGGTCTCCGGCCAGTTCGGCGATCCGTTCCTTTCCGGCAAAATCGCCATGTCTGTCGTCGGCTCGTGGAGTCTCGCGGCTTCGAGCAACTTCAATTTCAAAGTCGGCGTCGCCGCGGTGCCGCAAGGTCCGAATCCCAAGGTCAGAAGCGTGCTCTACGTCGATCCGCTGTTCATTTTGAAAGACTCCAAACATCCCAAGGAAGCGTTCGAGTGGATCAAATACCTGCTGACGACGGACGTGCAGGAGAAGTCGATCGAGCTGTCCGGCGGCAACCCGCCCGTCAACCAGAAAGCGGCCGACAAGTACTATAGCAATTTCGAGGGCATCGATCCGGAGCAGATCAAGCAAGTGTTCGAAGGAGCTTACAAATACGGCTTCGAGTCCTACAACCACCTGATTTCCAACTATTCGCAGATCAACGAGCTGTTCATCAACGAGCTGGCCGGCGTGGAGAACGGCGACAAAAAGGCGTCCGAAGCGCTTCCGGGCATCCAGGAGAAATTGCAGAAATTGCTGGAGCGCGTGAACAAGTAG
- a CDS encoding carbohydrate ABC transporter permease, producing MNRAEIKQLPSRLLLFLILLAVTAAMLAPLVFMLSTALKTTKEMLVYPPRWIPEVFAWSNFRELFANSDIKFGQQYANSLIVAVFSVVGTVISSSLVAFGFARYRAKGSGFLFMLVLSTLMLPYPAIMIPQFLLFTKLGLHDSLLPLILPSFFGSAYMIFLLRQFFTTLPGELYDAGRIDGCSEFRLYWNLTLPLAGPALATVSIFSFIWSWNDLLSPVLYLDSQENFTLPIGMAAMLSSKFRIAPWNLLMAASLLSTLPIVVIFALAQRRFVQGIVLTGIK from the coding sequence ATGAACAGGGCCGAGATCAAGCAGCTTCCTTCCCGGCTGCTCCTTTTCCTGATTCTGCTCGCCGTGACCGCCGCCATGCTCGCTCCGCTCGTCTTCATGCTGTCGACGGCGCTCAAGACGACCAAGGAAATGCTCGTATACCCGCCGCGGTGGATTCCCGAAGTTTTCGCCTGGAGCAATTTCCGGGAACTGTTCGCGAACAGCGACATCAAGTTCGGCCAGCAATACGCGAACAGCTTGATCGTCGCGGTATTCTCGGTGGTCGGCACCGTGATCTCTTCATCGCTCGTAGCCTTCGGTTTCGCCCGTTACCGGGCTAAAGGGAGCGGCTTTCTCTTCATGCTCGTGCTCAGTACCCTCATGCTTCCGTATCCCGCGATCATGATTCCGCAATTCCTGCTTTTCACCAAGCTGGGGCTGCACGATTCGCTGCTGCCTCTCATCCTGCCTTCCTTTTTCGGGTCGGCGTACATGATTTTCCTGCTCCGCCAGTTCTTCACGACTCTTCCCGGTGAACTGTACGACGCCGGGAGGATCGACGGCTGCAGCGAGTTCCGCCTGTACTGGAACCTGACGCTGCCGTTGGCGGGGCCCGCCCTGGCGACCGTTTCGATCTTCTCCTTCATCTGGAGCTGGAACGACCTGCTCTCCCCGGTGCTGTATCTGGATTCGCAGGAGAACTTCACGCTTCCGATCGGGATGGCCGCCATGCTGTCCTCGAAATTCCGGATCGCGCCTTGGAATCTGCTGATGGCCGCCTCGCTGCTGTCGACCTTGCCGATCGTGGTCATTTTCGCGCTTGCGCAGCGGAGGTTCGTGCAGGGAATCGTCCTTACCGGCATCAAGTGA